Part of the Paeniglutamicibacter sulfureus genome, CACCGACGCCCAGGCAGCACTGGACTCGGCGAACGTTGATGCGATCCTGATCGCCACCCCCGGCTTCCTGCACCAGGACATCCTGTTCAAGGCCCTGGAGCGCGACATCCCGATCCTTTGCGAAAAGCCGCTGACCCCCGACGCCGCATCGTCTTGGGGGATCGTCCAGGCCGAGGCGAAGCTGGGCCGCAAGCGCATCCAGGTCGGATTCATGCGCCGCTACGACGCCGAGTACGCACAGCTGGAAACGCTCATCCGCTCGGGCGAACTGGGCGAACTGCTGATGCTGCACCACCAGCACCGCAACCCCGACACCCCGGCCGGCTTCACCAACGAGATGCTGATCAACGACTCGGTCGTCCACGAATTCGACGCCATCCGCTTCTTCACCGGCGAGGAAATCACCTCGGTGCAGGTACGCCTGGGCAAGGCCACCAAGAACGCCCCGGAAGGGCAGCACGACCCACAGCACGTGCTCATCGAAACCGAATCCGGGGTGCTGGCGGACGTGGAAATCTACGTCAAT contains:
- a CDS encoding Gfo/Idh/MocA family protein yields the protein MSSPLRVAVIGAGRMGADHIQRLHHRISGAEVAAVVDIDEARASAAIAGIEGAVALTDAQAALDSANVDAILIATPGFLHQDILFKALERDIPILCEKPLTPDAASSWGIVQAEAKLGRKRIQVGFMRRYDAEYAQLETLIRSGELGELLMLHHQHRNPDTPAGFTNEMLINDSVVHEFDAIRFFTGEEITSVQVRLGKATKNAPEGQHDPQHVLIETESGVLADVEIYVNAQFGYEVATQASFETGIVSIGNDAGPYVRTAGQWGGRVTPGFEERFGAAYDTEIQAWVDAAARGELGGPSAWDGYATAACCEAGVEAQRTGERVAVKLNEKPALYS